In Melioribacteraceae bacterium 4301-Me, a genomic segment contains:
- a CDS encoding ferredoxin family protein has product MAKDLSTQLWHGIKRKEIPWYPTINAEKCIGCELCYVSCGREVFEYNETTHKATVERNYNCMVGCSTCSTVCPTEAITFPGRDLIWKFEKEYKIFKEVRREGKEKREKKKILEERTKAEAALAKLTTRIKFELAGQFGEKGLPKILREMIAARPFDVVNFQMQVPTMKGADEGAPCYSSFEIVSTEQKDISEFASEVRNLIKEKGIVLVSETKL; this is encoded by the coding sequence ATGGCAAAAGATTTATCAACACAGTTATGGCACGGAATAAAGAGAAAAGAGATTCCTTGGTATCCAACAATTAACGCCGAAAAATGTATCGGCTGTGAACTCTGCTATGTTAGCTGCGGACGTGAAGTATTTGAATATAACGAAACGACTCACAAAGCAACGGTTGAAAGAAATTACAATTGTATGGTTGGATGTTCGACTTGCTCGACTGTTTGTCCAACAGAAGCAATTACTTTTCCAGGTCGTGATTTAATATGGAAATTCGAGAAAGAGTATAAGATATTTAAAGAAGTAAGAAGAGAAGGGAAAGAAAAACGTGAGAAGAAAAAAATTCTGGAAGAAAGAACAAAGGCTGAAGCTGCACTGGCAAAATTAACAACAAGAATTAAATTTGAATTAGCCGGACAATTTGGAGAAAAAGGATTGCCGAAAATTCTGAGAGAGATGATTGCCGCTCGTCCGTTTGATGTTGTAAACTTCCAGATGCAGGTGCCAACTATGAAAGGTGCAGATGAAGGGGCTCCTTGTTATTCTTCATTTGAAATTGTTTCTACTGAACAGAAAGATATATCAGAATTTGCAAGTGAAGTAAGAAATTTGATTAAAGAAAAAGGAATTGTGTTAGTAAGTGAAACTAAATTGTAA
- a CDS encoding thioredoxin family protein, which translates to MNWLKNLDEAKEESLKSHKLILLQFEMDGCGGCKKLEATTYKDKKVIEEINEWFVLLKQDLIKDREVRKMLGAYWTPAFYFLDQNGNSYFHFNGYLPADEFRAMIRLGIAETIMPRGRYDDIIKIIDKNIDDLVNTSFYPKLLVVRETARYIKIKDNSQLRKTLKEIQKTHPQSTEAKMYFWDE; encoded by the coding sequence ATGAACTGGTTAAAAAATCTTGATGAAGCAAAAGAAGAATCATTAAAATCTCACAAATTGATTCTTCTTCAATTTGAAATGGACGGCTGTGGTGGATGCAAAAAACTTGAAGCCACAACTTATAAAGACAAGAAGGTAATTGAAGAAATTAATGAATGGTTTGTGCTGTTAAAACAAGATTTAATCAAAGATAGAGAAGTTAGAAAAATGCTCGGAGCTTATTGGACTCCCGCTTTTTATTTTCTTGATCAAAATGGAAATTCATACTTTCATTTTAACGGTTATTTGCCGGCTGACGAATTCAGAGCAATGATACGATTAGGAATTGCAGAAACAATAATGCCTCGCGGCAGATATGATGATATAATTAAAATTATTGATAAAAATATTGACGATTTAGTTAATACATCTTTTTATCCAAAACTTTTAGTTGTCAGAGAAACAGCTCGTTATATCAAAATAAAAGATAATTCACAGTTAAGAAAAACCTTAAAAGAAATACAGAAAACGCATCCTCAATCAACAGAAGCAAAAATGTATTTCTGGGATGAATAA
- a CDS encoding thioredoxin family protein → MILVKILGPGCSKCRSLEKKVRELIEKNNIPAEVLKVEDINEMMSYGIMMTPGLVINEQVKSYGIIPKDEQILKWLKEGE, encoded by the coding sequence ATGATATTAGTCAAAATTCTGGGTCCCGGCTGTTCAAAATGCCGCTCGCTTGAGAAAAAAGTAAGAGAACTAATTGAAAAGAATAACATTCCTGCGGAAGTTTTAAAAGTGGAAGATATTAACGAAATGATGAGTTATGGAATAATGATGACACCGGGATTGGTTATCAACGAACAGGTGAAAAGTTATGGTATAATTCCTAAAGATGAACAAATTCTTAAATGGTTAAAAGAGGGAGAATAA
- a CDS encoding thioredoxin family protein translates to MKKIISKSSLLAFLLLILSTTLLSQSKEVKPKVTFIELGSVNCIPCKMMQPVMKNIEKKYGEQIRVIFYDVWTKEQRPYAEKYGIKLIPTQVFLDENGKEFHRHEGFYPEAEIDKVLQSKGLKPKKW, encoded by the coding sequence ATGAAAAAAATAATTTCAAAATCCTCACTCTTAGCTTTTTTACTGCTGATATTATCCACAACACTATTATCACAGAGTAAAGAAGTAAAACCAAAAGTAACATTTATTGAATTGGGTTCAGTTAATTGTATACCATGTAAAATGATGCAGCCTGTTATGAAAAATATAGAGAAAAAATATGGTGAACAAATAAGAGTTATTTTTTATGATGTATGGACTAAAGAACAAAGACCATATGCCGAGAAGTATGGAATCAAACTAATTCCAACACAAGTATTTTTAGATGAGAATGGAAAAGAGTTTCACCGTCACGAAGGATTTTATCCGGAAGCAGAAATAGATAAGGTGCTGCAATCAAAAGGATTAAAACCAAAAAAATGGTAA
- a CDS encoding cytochrome c biogenesis CcdA family protein, producing the protein MLDNIFTTLYEAMNGAVWIAVLASFSWGVLSILLSPCHLSSIPLIVGYITSQGKISVKRTFYISLVFALGILITIALIGIITASLGRLMGDVGTIGNYIVAGIFFLVGFYLLDIIKIDWNSVGLRQTKAKGLLAALILGLIFGIALGPCTFAYMAPVLGIVFNLAQSNFLIAVVLLLAFGAGHCSVIVGAGTLIGKVQKYLIWSGGSKVIPVIRKTCGLLVIFAGIYLMM; encoded by the coding sequence ATGCTAGATAATATTTTTACTACACTTTACGAAGCAATGAATGGTGCTGTTTGGATTGCCGTTCTTGCTTCTTTTTCATGGGGAGTTTTATCTATACTTCTTTCACCGTGTCATCTTTCCAGCATTCCACTTATTGTGGGATATATTACATCTCAGGGAAAAATTTCTGTTAAACGTACCTTTTACATCTCACTTGTTTTTGCTTTGGGAATTTTAATAACAATTGCTTTAATAGGAATTATTACTGCTTCATTAGGGAGACTAATGGGCGATGTTGGCACAATCGGAAATTATATTGTTGCAGGAATCTTCTTTTTAGTTGGATTTTACTTACTCGACATAATCAAAATTGATTGGAATAGTGTGGGACTAAGACAAACGAAAGCAAAAGGATTACTGGCTGCTTTAATATTGGGTTTGATTTTTGGAATCGCACTTGGTCCCTGTACTTTTGCATATATGGCTCCGGTGCTTGGTATCGTTTTTAATTTAGCACAATCAAATTTCTTAATCGCCGTAGTTTTATTACTTGCATTTGGTGCAGGTCATTGCTCGGTTATAGTTGGAGCAGGTACACTTATTGGAAAGGTACAAAAATACCTAATCTGGAGTGGGGGATCCAAGGTAATCCCGGTAATTAGAAAGACATGTGGATTATTAGTTATATTTGCTGGAATTTATTTGATGATGTAA
- a CDS encoding TetR/AcrR family transcriptional regulator has protein sequence MTVKRLDSETRQIQIKKAVLDIISTEGIGKLSTRNLALRIGVTEGALFRHFSSKKAIMLSILEDVKNGLVKEQERITNSKEYKADEKLYNFLCTHVNYLIANKGITILLFSEAVHMNDPQLKKHLREILSIQKEFVSRIIKQGIEEGIWNEEIDTEDAAILYMGIPISLNIELTLNPKFFKKEKFCSSMVSMIKKTLRKK, from the coding sequence ATGACTGTTAAAAGATTAGATAGTGAGACAAGGCAAATACAAATTAAAAAGGCGGTGTTGGATATAATTTCTACCGAAGGTATTGGTAAGCTTTCAACACGTAATTTAGCCTTAAGAATTGGAGTTACTGAAGGAGCTCTTTTCAGACATTTTTCTTCCAAAAAGGCGATTATGCTTTCGATACTTGAAGATGTAAAGAACGGATTAGTAAAAGAACAAGAAAGAATTACAAATTCGAAAGAATATAAAGCAGACGAAAAGTTATATAATTTTTTGTGTACACATGTGAACTATTTAATTGCCAACAAAGGGATAACAATACTTTTATTTTCCGAAGCTGTACACATGAATGACCCGCAGTTAAAGAAACATTTACGTGAAATTCTTAGCATACAAAAAGAATTTGTGAGCAGAATTATAAAACAAGGTATTGAGGAAGGAATCTGGAATGAAGAAATAGATACTGAAGATGCTGCAATTCTTTATATGGGGATACCTATTTCTTTAAACATTGAGTTAACTCTTAATCCAAAATTTTTTAAGAAAGAAAAATTCTGTTCTTCAATGGTTTCAATGATAAAGAAAACACTAAGAAAGAAATAA
- a CDS encoding FmdE family protein, whose amino-acid sequence MTQSKFNIPDWAFEFHGHRCPFMPIGFRIGTLAMEKLGVGKSHNHEMHVFSEMGVGHPQGCMQDGIMSATGATFGKGMIERLNYGKVAAIFWYPGKKDAVRIALKNEFQDKLAPHEFFKYRKQGIEPSEIPEDVRNDIINIVLNATNEELFTVTILKDFKYTPVKGSFNKAKCEACGEYVFERYLRVKDGKKVCISCSERKDEETIIHLPNFR is encoded by the coding sequence ATGACACAATCTAAATTCAACATACCAGACTGGGCATTTGAATTTCACGGGCATCGTTGCCCTTTTATGCCAATAGGTTTTAGAATAGGAACCTTGGCTATGGAAAAGTTAGGTGTAGGGAAATCTCACAACCACGAAATGCACGTATTTTCAGAAATGGGTGTTGGTCACCCTCAAGGTTGTATGCAAGATGGAATTATGTCTGCTACCGGTGCTACATTCGGCAAAGGAATGATTGAAAGATTAAACTATGGAAAAGTTGCAGCAATCTTTTGGTATCCGGGTAAAAAAGATGCTGTAAGAATTGCACTTAAAAATGAATTTCAGGACAAGCTTGCACCACACGAATTCTTTAAATACCGCAAACAAGGAATAGAACCATCGGAAATTCCAGAGGATGTAAGAAACGACATTATCAACATAGTTCTCAATGCAACAAATGAAGAACTCTTTACAGTAACAATCTTGAAAGATTTCAAATATACACCTGTTAAAGGTTCATTCAACAAAGCTAAATGCGAGGCATGCGGTGAGTATGTTTTTGAAAGATACCTACGTGTAAAAGATGGAAAGAAAGTTTGTATTTCTTGTTCCGAAAGAAAAGATGAAGAAACAATTATTCATTTACCGAATTTCAGATAA
- a CDS encoding sulfite exporter TauE/SafE family protein → MLYTIVAIIIFAASFLFAMLGLGGGMIYVPVLKWAGFSVKEVAIPLGLLLNGLNTLLALIPYARKKLVDWKGGLAMALAALIFAPIGAYTAKYVPVNTLLILFAIAVLGAAVRMVFFAKNPEPEEMMNIKKRSIIGGGVGAFAGFAGGLLGIGGGFIIAPILMWMGYKTKEAAATTAFVVTFSSFSGYLGHMAEGHFNWTLTIVVVIAVIIGSQLGGSFMSGKAKPKWVKSLYAAVLFAIAIKLFIGAL, encoded by the coding sequence ATGTTATATACAATTGTAGCAATAATAATATTTGCAGCTTCTTTCCTGTTTGCAATGCTGGGGCTGGGTGGTGGAATGATTTATGTCCCAGTCCTCAAATGGGCTGGCTTTTCGGTTAAAGAAGTTGCAATACCATTAGGACTTTTATTGAACGGATTAAATACATTACTGGCTTTAATACCATACGCCCGTAAAAAGTTAGTCGATTGGAAGGGCGGATTGGCAATGGCTCTGGCAGCCCTTATTTTTGCACCAATTGGAGCTTATACCGCAAAGTATGTTCCAGTAAATACATTATTAATACTTTTTGCAATTGCAGTTTTAGGCGCTGCAGTTAGAATGGTGTTTTTCGCAAAGAATCCCGAACCGGAAGAAATGATGAATATAAAGAAACGTTCGATTATAGGTGGTGGAGTTGGTGCCTTTGCGGGATTTGCCGGCGGCCTGCTCGGCATTGGCGGCGGGTTTATCATTGCTCCGATTTTAATGTGGATGGGTTATAAAACAAAAGAAGCTGCAGCTACTACCGCTTTTGTCGTTACTTTTTCTTCTTTCTCCGGTTATCTCGGTCATATGGCCGAAGGACATTTCAATTGGACTTTAACTATTGTAGTGGTGATTGCAGTTATAATTGGTTCGCAGCTTGGCGGAAGTTTTATGAGCGGAAAAGCAAAACCTAAATGGGTTAAAAGTTTATATGCTGCTGTACTTTTTGCTATTGCAATTAAACTCTTTATAGGGGCATTATAA
- a CDS encoding porin: MKNYLVKIIIGFLLLTFQTAFAQQKINWNGYLQYRFSDNYLNQTNFSVRRAKFWINGLLPSNEGNWGYKLQAIFHQQVKFQFLLQDVLINYKTNSFEVTAGQFVPDFSLQRKQPDYVIPLDERANVVNALVPGAETMARDIGIELKVADDKIGSVSFGFFNGNGANTVSNKRNFLYVNRGSIFLLNNSDSKLELGYNLSYRDAHDLQFSKIFGNNFSFTGNDFRFGFEGKLNLGNFELQSEYIEAHIGNQKAYGYYALADYLFASKNLITLSVEQLKDFNPTTVDDPWYVIAYSYLIKGNDIKLSLNNKFQFTTDRTNSLTTLQIQYFFN; encoded by the coding sequence ATGAAGAATTACTTAGTAAAAATAATTATTGGCTTTTTGTTATTAACATTTCAAACTGCCTTTGCCCAGCAAAAAATAAATTGGAACGGTTATCTGCAATATCGCTTTTCAGATAATTACTTAAATCAAACTAATTTCTCGGTAAGAAGAGCAAAGTTTTGGATTAATGGATTATTGCCATCTAATGAAGGGAACTGGGGTTATAAACTTCAAGCTATTTTTCATCAGCAGGTTAAATTTCAATTCTTGCTTCAAGATGTGCTAATAAATTATAAAACAAATAGTTTTGAAGTAACCGCAGGGCAGTTTGTCCCGGATTTCAGTCTGCAGAGAAAACAGCCCGATTATGTAATTCCGCTTGATGAAAGAGCAAATGTGGTGAATGCTCTTGTCCCTGGTGCCGAAACAATGGCACGTGATATTGGCATAGAGCTAAAAGTTGCAGACGATAAAATTGGTTCTGTTAGTTTTGGATTTTTCAACGGCAACGGCGCCAACACAGTTTCTAACAAAAGGAATTTTCTATATGTTAATCGTGGTAGTATTTTTCTCCTAAACAATTCTGATTCTAAATTAGAATTAGGATACAATTTATCTTACCGTGATGCGCATGATTTACAGTTCAGTAAAATCTTTGGAAATAATTTTTCTTTTACCGGCAATGACTTCCGATTCGGTTTTGAAGGGAAATTGAACCTCGGCAACTTTGAACTGCAATCCGAATATATAGAAGCACATATTGGCAATCAAAAAGCTTATGGATACTATGCTCTGGCTGATTATCTGTTCGCATCAAAAAATTTAATCACGCTTTCAGTTGAACAACTAAAAGATTTCAATCCGACAACGGTTGATGACCCCTGGTATGTAATTGCTTATTCATATTTAATAAAAGGGAACGACATTAAACTTTCTTTGAACAATAAATTTCAGTTTACTACGGATAGAACAAATTCTTTAACAACTTTACAAATACAGTATTTCTTTAACTAA
- a CDS encoding FmdE family protein has protein sequence MANINPQEWLEFGQKFHGHKCPAMPMGLRVGAAAMNKLGVDRAKDGQILAFVDLGEDHCATCYADGLQVIMGTTFGKGNIKKTHKGKWAVTVVDKATGKAVRVTPKAEAMLANKQTDFFKEYREKGIPASQVPDEVVEPLVKKVMSAPDEMLINISKVFDYKLEPKKDSFNGFVCEECGEMTVEEYGRIKDGKHVCIDCAAK, from the coding sequence ATGGCAAATATTAATCCACAAGAATGGTTAGAGTTCGGACAAAAATTTCACGGACACAAATGCCCTGCAATGCCAATGGGCTTAAGAGTAGGCGCAGCAGCAATGAACAAACTCGGTGTTGATCGTGCTAAAGATGGACAAATACTTGCGTTCGTTGATCTCGGTGAAGATCATTGTGCTACCTGCTATGCAGATGGCTTGCAGGTAATAATGGGAACAACATTTGGAAAAGGCAATATCAAAAAAACACACAAAGGCAAATGGGCTGTTACAGTTGTTGATAAAGCAACAGGGAAAGCTGTTCGTGTTACACCGAAAGCAGAAGCGATGCTTGCAAATAAACAAACCGACTTTTTCAAAGAGTACAGAGAAAAAGGAATACCTGCAAGCCAGGTACCTGATGAAGTTGTAGAACCTTTAGTAAAAAAAGTTATGTCTGCACCGGATGAAATGTTAATAAACATTTCTAAAGTCTTTGATTACAAACTTGAACCAAAGAAAGACAGCTTTAATGGTTTCGTTTGTGAAGAATGTGGTGAGATGACAGTTGAAGAATACGGAAGAATAAAAGACGGTAAGCACGTTTGTATTGACTGTGCGGCTAAATAA
- a CDS encoding outer membrane beta-barrel protein has product MKKLLFTLFSLVMLVSISNAQSLKSSNILSVGTQLNFPMSDLSDVASTGWGVTGQYEFHLGGNWNGTLTSGYLSFAENNGFTYTAVPLVVGTKLYFVGGWYGMVETGVHFYSWDGPANTSDSKTEWGFSVGTGYAIPLSENIGLDLSTKYQYNVDNLSYWNTYVSIMFGL; this is encoded by the coding sequence ATGAAAAAGTTACTGTTCACCCTGTTCAGCTTAGTAATGCTCGTAAGCATTTCTAATGCTCAATCACTAAAAAGCTCAAACATTTTGAGCGTGGGAACACAATTAAATTTCCCAATGAGTGATCTTTCTGATGTTGCCAGCACTGGCTGGGGAGTTACTGGTCAATATGAATTCCATTTAGGTGGAAACTGGAATGGTACTTTGACAAGTGGTTATTTAAGCTTTGCTGAAAATAACGGCTTTACATATACCGCAGTTCCATTGGTAGTTGGTACAAAACTTTACTTTGTTGGTGGCTGGTATGGAATGGTTGAGACAGGTGTACACTTTTATAGTTGGGATGGTCCAGCTAATACCTCAGATTCAAAAACTGAATGGGGATTTAGTGTAGGTACAGGTTATGCAATCCCATTAAGTGAAAATATTGGTTTAGATCTTTCGACAAAGTATCAATACAATGTTGATAATCTAAGTTACTGGAACACTTATGTGAGCATTATGTTCGGGTTATAA
- a CDS encoding ATP-binding protein, which yields MNVYSLPSILAFTINFSIAFIILLDNPKSKVNRWFAAFVFAFVLWNLAEILILTTSDFTEALFGAQILYRVIFLVPAFFVAIAYNFPIQTAKIASKVIFYVFLFIIPIILLISSFPHFKIEITQLSNEPEGYFYKLRLTSEPLFVLQLIITAAYIIWGTVVLISKIPKLRTVRQRNQTIFLLTGFLVIILYFVLINIFRLYLATEFSAYFLNTIFVLAINILFLSILIHYKSFSTQRILRSGIIYSIVYSIILSVYFMVVERISYTLKSYFGINSFFTSALIILILVSLIKPLETKLQNLLDKLFLRDLSKYRRNFSKFNLELQNYLAPTELMPEVREFIKRNFLIEDVICYLRDDAGNYRCTENQPEMIPPELIKKNSNFFLLAKRAVEVYELDAGKVDSSFLKLLKERKIEVILPMVFNDELLAVIFLTKKRYEKKFIEDELERLTILANEVIIAFQRNKIFEELQKQKEEQFKLEKLAAIGQMTAGIAHEIKNPLNTISISAQNIKKGNLSAEENSELLDYIVNEVDRLDKLLKDLLKLSKTLEIKFETVELSSLFAKTMNAIEAKYIDKVKINCDYHKRTVTNTGDKNIYQIKINCDCQKRIMLRTDPDLLYQVLLNLGLNSIDAIFERCKKDDTFNCSNNGMISFFTEDRNNEILIKVQDNGIGIPENKINEIFNPFFTTKEDGTGLGLSIVHNIITSMGGRITVNSKPGLTQFNIFLPIN from the coding sequence ATGAATGTTTATTCTTTACCATCAATATTAGCGTTTACAATAAATTTCAGTATTGCTTTTATAATTCTTCTGGATAACCCGAAGTCAAAAGTAAACCGCTGGTTCGCTGCTTTTGTGTTTGCTTTTGTTTTATGGAATCTTGCAGAAATATTAATACTTACAACATCAGATTTTACCGAGGCATTATTTGGAGCGCAAATATTATACAGGGTAATTTTTTTAGTTCCGGCTTTTTTTGTTGCTATTGCATATAACTTTCCAATTCAAACCGCAAAGATTGCAAGTAAAGTTATTTTCTATGTATTTTTATTTATTATCCCAATAATCCTGTTAATTTCGTCTTTCCCTCATTTTAAAATTGAAATTACTCAACTATCAAATGAGCCGGAGGGCTACTTTTATAAACTGCGCTTGACCTCCGAGCCATTATTTGTTCTTCAGCTAATTATTACTGCAGCTTATATTATATGGGGGACTGTTGTATTAATATCAAAAATTCCAAAGCTTCGAACAGTAAGGCAACGAAACCAAACTATATTTTTATTGACCGGTTTCCTTGTCATTATTTTATATTTTGTTTTAATAAATATCTTTCGTTTATATCTTGCCACCGAATTCTCTGCTTACTTTTTAAATACAATATTCGTTTTGGCAATTAATATTCTCTTTCTTTCGATTTTAATTCATTATAAATCATTTAGCACTCAAAGGATTCTAAGAAGCGGAATTATATATTCGATTGTTTATTCAATTATTTTATCCGTTTATTTTATGGTTGTTGAGAGGATAAGTTATACTCTAAAAAGTTATTTCGGAATAAACTCATTCTTCACATCGGCATTGATAATCTTAATTCTGGTTTCACTTATAAAACCGCTGGAAACTAAGCTTCAAAATCTACTTGATAAATTATTTTTAAGAGACTTAAGCAAATACCGCCGCAATTTTTCAAAGTTCAACCTTGAACTGCAAAATTATCTTGCCCCGACTGAGTTAATGCCGGAAGTAAGGGAATTCATAAAAAGAAATTTTTTGATTGAAGATGTAATATGCTACTTGAGAGATGATGCCGGCAATTATAGATGCACAGAAAATCAACCCGAAATGATTCCGCCCGAACTTATAAAAAAAAATTCTAATTTTTTCCTTTTGGCAAAAAGAGCGGTTGAGGTATATGAGCTTGACGCCGGTAAGGTAGATTCATCTTTTTTAAAATTATTAAAGGAAAGAAAAATTGAAGTAATCCTTCCTATGGTTTTTAATGATGAGCTTTTAGCTGTGATTTTTCTTACTAAAAAAAGATATGAAAAGAAATTTATAGAAGACGAATTGGAGCGGCTGACAATACTTGCTAATGAGGTAATTATTGCTTTTCAAAGAAACAAAATATTTGAAGAACTGCAGAAGCAAAAAGAAGAACAGTTCAAATTAGAGAAACTTGCCGCTATCGGACAAATGACCGCCGGCATCGCGCATGAGATAAAAAACCCGTTAAACACAATTTCAATTTCAGCACAAAATATTAAAAAAGGTAATTTGAGTGCTGAAGAAAATTCGGAATTGCTTGATTATATTGTTAATGAAGTTGATCGTCTCGATAAATTATTAAAAGATTTATTAAAACTTTCCAAAACTTTAGAAATAAAATTTGAGACTGTTGAACTTAGCAGCTTGTTTGCTAAAACTATGAATGCTATAGAGGCGAAATACATTGATAAGGTAAAAATTAATTGTGATTACCACAAAAGAACCGTAACTAATACTGGAGATAAGAATATTTATCAAATAAAAATTAACTGTGACTGCCAAAAAAGAATTATGTTAAGAACTGACCCTGATCTATTATACCAGGTTCTATTAAATTTAGGATTGAACAGTATTGATGCAATTTTTGAACGCTGCAAAAAAGATGATACATTTAACTGTTCAAATAATGGAATGATAAGCTTTTTTACAGAAGATAGGAATAATGAAATCTTAATCAAGGTACAGGACAACGGCATAGGCATACCCGAAAATAAAATAAATGAAATATTTAATCCCTTCTTCACAACAAAAGAAGACGGAACCGGGCTAGGACTTTCAATTGTTCATAATATTATTACAAGTATGGGCGGAAGAATTACCGTTAATTCTAAGCCGGGTTTAACTCAATTTAATATTTTTCTCCCAATTAATTAA
- a CDS encoding sigma-54-dependent transcriptional regulator: MDNQKPTILIVDDEDKERRVISLGLKSNYNVLLAQNGKQAVELINNNRVHLILTDFNMPEMDGLELLRWAKENYKTIPVIIMTAFGSIENAVDAMKMGAHDYITKPIKIDELKAVIEKSLQFGKLLEENLSLKEKIKKYEGFNEIITINPQMKSLIELIGQVAQTPATILIEGESGTGKMLFARAVHYLSSRADNQFIEINCGAIPHDLLESELFGHERGAFTGAVNMKKGKFELANGGTLFLDEIGELPLDLQVKLLHVLENQKFTRVGGTQFITTNVRIVAATNKNLKSEVEKGNFRKDLFYRLRVVYLRIPPLRERKEDIPLLIDHFLKKYSNLSRSENLVVVEKARKILQKYDWPGNIRELENVMQQSIIFSADGRIAPENLPEEVLAAYKDESNSEEEYIPLTKDELQQEKKKRTESIIDELEYKFLIKLLNSTQGNVTRASEISGYDRRQIQNLLSKHNIDAEKFRK; encoded by the coding sequence ATGGATAATCAAAAACCAACGATATTAATTGTAGATGACGAAGATAAAGAAAGACGAGTGATAAGTTTAGGGCTAAAATCCAATTATAATGTTTTACTTGCGCAGAACGGAAAACAAGCTGTGGAACTTATAAATAACAATCGCGTCCATCTAATACTTACCGATTTTAATATGCCCGAAATGGACGGGCTAGAACTTTTGCGCTGGGCAAAGGAAAATTATAAGACTATACCCGTTATAATTATGACCGCATTCGGCAGTATTGAAAATGCAGTTGATGCGATGAAAATGGGCGCGCACGATTACATTACAAAACCAATAAAAATCGATGAACTTAAAGCTGTAATTGAAAAATCACTTCAGTTCGGAAAATTACTTGAAGAAAATTTATCGCTTAAGGAAAAAATAAAGAAATACGAAGGATTCAATGAAATAATTACAATCAATCCGCAGATGAAATCGTTGATTGAGCTGATTGGACAAGTAGCTCAAACGCCGGCAACAATTTTGATCGAAGGCGAATCCGGTACCGGTAAAATGCTATTTGCACGGGCGGTCCATTATTTAAGCAGCCGTGCCGATAATCAATTTATAGAAATTAATTGCGGAGCAATACCGCACGACCTGCTAGAAAGTGAACTTTTTGGGCATGAACGCGGTGCCTTTACAGGCGCGGTGAATATGAAAAAAGGAAAATTCGAATTGGCAAACGGCGGAACTTTATTTTTAGATGAGATTGGCGAGCTGCCGCTTGACTTGCAGGTGAAGCTTCTTCATGTTTTGGAAAATCAAAAATTTACTCGCGTTGGCGGAACTCAATTTATAACCACCAATGTAAGAATTGTTGCGGCGACAAATAAAAACTTAAAAAGCGAAGTTGAAAAAGGGAATTTTAGAAAAGATTTATTTTACCGACTTCGAGTTGTTTATTTAAGAATTCCTCCTCTACGAGAAAGAAAGGAAGACATTCCTCTTCTCATTGACCATTTCCTGAAAAAGTATTCTAATCTGAGCAGATCTGAAAATTTAGTCGTAGTGGAAAAGGCAAGAAAAATTTTGCAAAAGTACGATTGGCCTGGCAATATCCGCGAGCTTGAGAACGTAATGCAGCAATCAATAATTTTTTCTGCAGATGGAAGAATTGCCCCTGAGAATTTACCGGAAGAAGTATTAGCCGCTTACAAAGATGAATCAAATTCTGAAGAAGAATATATTCCTTTAACAAAAGATGAACTTCAGCAAGAAAAGAAAAAAAGAACAGAAAGTATTATAGACGAGCTTGAGTATAAATTTTTGATTAAACTTTTAAACTCTACTCAAGGCAATGTTACACGCGCATCAGAAATAAGCGGCTACGACCGGCGTCAAATACAAAACCTTTTAAGCAAGCACAATATTGATGCGGAGAAGTTTAGGAAGTAA